A single genomic interval of Bos indicus x Bos taurus breed Angus x Brahman F1 hybrid unplaced genomic scaffold, Bos_hybrid_MaternalHap_v2.0 SuperScaffold_100190, whole genome shotgun sequence harbors:
- the LOC113888476 gene encoding rho GTPase-activating protein 20-like, with protein sequence MLSFVNQKGSSTEGIFRKSASIKSCRALQKKLNCGDTVNLNEEPMLVISSVLKDFLQNIQGSIFSSSPYDKWLDVIDQGNEEDTTTATQRQLVQLPRANVIFPQYHFGLFYNIEQPSSSNQMTAYNLSVCITPSMLCLSNSGSSENFTKQVTRSLIFMPCGAESPS encoded by the exons ATGCTCTCCTTTGTCAATCAAAAAGGGTCGTCCACAGAAGGCATCTTCAGAAAATCAGCCAGTATAAAATCATGCAGAGCCCTACAGAAGAAACTAAACTGTGGAGACACAGTGAACTTGAATGAGGAACCAATGCTTGTGATATCGTCGGTCTTAAAG gattttcttcaaaatatccaAGGAAGCATATTTTCATCCAGTCCCTACGATAAATGGCTTGATGTTATTGATCAAGGGAACGAAGAGGACACAACAACCGCAACCCAGAG GCAACTAGTCCAGCTGCCGAGAGCCAATGTAATTTTTCCGCAATACCATTTTGGACTTTTTTACAACATTGAGCAACCATCCTCATCCAATCAGATGACAGCTTATAATTTATCAGTGTGTATAACCCCAAGCATGCTTTGTCTGTCTAATTCTGGCAGCTCAGAAAACTTCACCAAACAGGTAACGAGATCTCTCATTTTTATGCCTTGCGGAGCAGAGTCCCCATCTTGA